A window of the Streptomyces sp. NBC_00878 genome harbors these coding sequences:
- a CDS encoding amidohydrolase family protein, with the protein MAVDLPKPTPMRAADTNTRPVFELPTGSCDTHFHVFEPGYPVAPNPLYQFPDGTLRQYLDMTRWLGIDRVVLVQPTYYGTDNSLLLDVLKKVGPRCRAVVRIEDDTPDSELDHYHALGVRAIRLDLFARSSWPLADITDYIRKMAERARPRGWHLQFYTPGRIVRDLLPFFADFEDTFVIDHMGYMKESDGLTGADFERLLRILDLGSCHIKLSGPYRIAQDKPLSSVAHLGRALVAARPDRLLWGSDWPHLTNGQRDTGELLNLLAHWAPNERDRQEILVESPERLFFLE; encoded by the coding sequence ATGGCCGTAGACCTGCCCAAGCCCACCCCCATGCGTGCCGCCGACACCAACACCAGGCCGGTCTTCGAGCTGCCGACCGGCAGCTGCGACACCCACTTCCACGTCTTCGAACCCGGCTACCCCGTCGCTCCGAACCCCCTCTACCAGTTCCCCGACGGAACGCTCCGCCAGTACCTGGACATGACCCGATGGCTGGGGATCGACCGCGTGGTGCTGGTCCAGCCGACCTACTACGGCACCGACAACAGCCTGCTCCTCGACGTCCTCAAGAAGGTCGGCCCCCGCTGCCGCGCGGTCGTACGCATCGAGGACGACACCCCCGACTCCGAACTCGACCACTACCACGCGCTCGGCGTACGGGCCATTCGCCTCGACCTGTTCGCGCGCTCGTCCTGGCCGCTTGCCGACATCACCGACTACATCCGCAAAATGGCCGAGCGCGCCCGACCGCGTGGCTGGCACCTGCAGTTCTACACGCCCGGCAGGATCGTGCGGGACCTCCTGCCCTTCTTCGCCGACTTCGAGGACACCTTCGTCATCGACCACATGGGATACATGAAGGAGTCGGACGGCCTGACGGGCGCCGACTTCGAGCGCCTGTTGCGGATCCTCGACCTCGGCAGTTGCCACATCAAGCTGTCCGGCCCCTACCGCATAGCCCAGGACAAGCCGCTCTCCTCGGTCGCACACCTCGGCCGGGCCTTGGTGGCGGCTCGCCCCGATCGTCTGCTGTGGGGCTCCGACTGGCCCCACCTGACCAACGGCCAACGGGACACGGGGGAGTTGCTCAACCTGCTCGCCCACTGGGCACCGAACGAACGCGACCGCCAGGAGATCCTCGTCGAGTCCCCGGAACGCCTGTTCTTCTTGGAGTAG
- a CDS encoding BMP family protein has translation MARRGAATAGPLFTDACTKYPKKYCLEGYPVGQLPANTAGYWVDANTMFYLQGVAAGLLTKSGDTGFVNAIKLPGSTALVNSFALGCRSVRPDCKVHNVYLNSFSDPPGEVSATKTLVNGGADVIAHYMDDPATLKAAASLKAWSFGLYTDQRGEAPGTYVTSQIWQPALTEIFKQDLTNLLAGKWKPGRINWGTAPHTVDLTLGPWGKNVPASVREKVEKRYAEIKGGANPFTGPIRDAKGKVRVPAGKELDPRDPDDVVYANWSWPVAGVIGG, from the coding sequence ATGGCGCGCAGGGGCGCCGCCACCGCCGGGCCCCTCTTCACGGACGCCTGTACCAAGTATCCGAAGAAGTACTGCCTGGAGGGCTACCCGGTCGGCCAGTTGCCGGCCAACACGGCCGGGTACTGGGTCGACGCGAACACGATGTTCTATCTCCAGGGCGTCGCGGCCGGACTGCTCACCAAGTCGGGCGACACCGGCTTCGTCAACGCGATCAAGCTTCCCGGCTCGACGGCGCTCGTCAACAGCTTCGCCCTGGGCTGCCGTTCGGTGCGGCCGGACTGCAAGGTCCACAACGTCTACCTCAACTCCTTCTCGGACCCGCCCGGCGAGGTGTCCGCGACCAAGACACTGGTCAACGGCGGCGCGGACGTCATCGCGCACTACATGGACGACCCCGCGACCCTGAAGGCCGCGGCGAGCCTGAAGGCCTGGAGCTTCGGCCTGTACACCGACCAGCGCGGCGAGGCGCCCGGTACCTACGTCACCTCGCAGATCTGGCAGCCGGCACTCACCGAGATCTTCAAGCAGGACCTGACGAACCTGCTCGCCGGAAAGTGGAAGCCCGGCCGGATCAACTGGGGAACGGCCCCCCACACCGTCGACCTGACCCTCGGTCCCTGGGGGAAGAACGTGCCCGCGTCGGTGCGTGAGAAGGTCGAGAAGCGGTACGCCGAGATCAAGGGCGGAGCCAACCCGTTCACCGGACCGATCCGCGATGCCAAGGGCAAGGTCCGCGTTCCCGCCGGCAAGGAGCTCGACCCGCGGGACCCGGACGACGTCGTGTACGCGAACTGGTCCTGGCCCGTCGCCGGCGTCATCGGCGGATGA
- a CDS encoding ABC transporter ATP-binding protein — MTVPKNEADDGRPGGDGVALKPGPAPASGTLQAVPAAPALALAGISKRFGSVHVLSGVDFDVRTGEVHALLGENGAGKTTLMSVASGVCRPDAGTISLNGTTLRPRTPRDALRHGLGIVHQNYQLVRNMLVAENLHIGWEATSFAISDSRLRSRAAELGERFGLAVDPDARIGQLSVGEMQRVAILRTLVRGARTLVLDEPTAALTPHEVDQLFTAVREMTASGYSVVFISHKLAEVLEIADRVSVLRGGRNVATLPTGDCTTGSLARLMVGRTVPAPERQPARIGPAVAALTGVHAVDDRGLAALHGVDLRVHAGEIVGVAGVAGNGQRELAEVLTGTRRLTAGDIAICEVSLAGHEPRAFLDAGVGHIPEDIGSGLALNAPIALSASMRRIRRAPVRRGLLVSRPAMRRHAAQIMDTADLSDVNPARRAATLSGGQAQRLIVYRELEASSRVLVASHPTRGLDIAATADVHRALLAIRHEGVGILLVSEDLDEVMALSDRIVVAYEGRILGGFERPDFDRERIGMLMGGVTTPSDPSDAQGQAR, encoded by the coding sequence ATGACCGTACCGAAGAACGAGGCGGACGACGGCCGACCAGGCGGCGACGGCGTTGCACTCAAGCCCGGCCCCGCCCCGGCGAGCGGCACGCTCCAGGCGGTTCCCGCCGCCCCCGCCCTGGCTCTGGCGGGCATCTCCAAGCGGTTCGGTTCGGTGCACGTGCTGTCCGGCGTCGACTTCGACGTCCGGACCGGCGAGGTGCACGCACTGCTCGGTGAGAACGGTGCGGGCAAGACCACGCTGATGAGCGTGGCGAGCGGGGTGTGCCGGCCCGATGCCGGAACCATCTCCCTGAACGGCACGACACTTCGCCCGCGCACGCCCCGGGACGCACTACGGCACGGGCTCGGCATCGTGCACCAGAACTACCAGCTCGTGCGGAACATGTTGGTGGCGGAGAATCTCCATATCGGCTGGGAAGCCACGTCCTTCGCGATATCGGACAGCCGGCTGCGCAGCCGGGCGGCCGAGCTCGGCGAACGGTTCGGGCTCGCGGTGGACCCCGACGCACGGATCGGGCAGTTGTCGGTCGGCGAGATGCAGCGAGTGGCCATCCTGAGGACACTCGTCCGCGGCGCCCGCACCCTCGTGCTGGACGAGCCGACAGCGGCGCTGACCCCGCACGAGGTCGACCAACTGTTCACGGCTGTACGGGAGATGACGGCGAGCGGCTACAGCGTCGTGTTCATCTCGCACAAGCTGGCCGAAGTGCTGGAGATCGCCGATCGCGTCTCCGTCCTGCGGGGCGGCCGCAATGTGGCGACCCTGCCGACGGGTGACTGCACCACGGGCTCGCTCGCCCGGCTGATGGTCGGCCGCACCGTGCCGGCGCCCGAGCGGCAGCCGGCCCGGATCGGCCCGGCCGTCGCCGCCCTGACCGGCGTACACGCCGTCGACGACCGCGGCCTCGCGGCGCTGCACGGGGTGGACCTGCGCGTGCACGCGGGGGAGATCGTCGGGGTGGCCGGGGTGGCCGGCAACGGCCAGCGGGAACTCGCGGAGGTGCTCACCGGGACGCGCCGGCTCACCGCCGGCGACATCGCGATCTGCGAGGTCTCCCTGGCTGGGCACGAGCCCCGGGCCTTTCTCGACGCGGGCGTCGGCCACATCCCCGAGGACATCGGCAGCGGCCTCGCCCTGAACGCGCCCATCGCGCTGAGCGCGAGCATGAGACGCATCCGCCGGGCGCCGGTGCGCCGGGGTCTGCTGGTGAGCCGCCCGGCGATGCGCCGTCACGCGGCGCAGATCATGGACACCGCCGACCTGAGCGACGTCAATCCCGCCCGCCGCGCCGCCACGCTCTCCGGCGGGCAGGCACAACGCCTGATCGTCTACCGGGAGTTGGAGGCGAGCAGCCGTGTGCTGGTCGCTTCCCACCCGACCCGGGGACTGGACATCGCGGCGACCGCCGACGTCCACCGAGCCCTGCTGGCGATCCGGCACGAGGGCGTCGGCATCCTGCTGGTGTCGGAGGACCTGGATGAGGTGATGGCGCTGAGCGACCGGATCGTCGTGGCCTACGAGGGCAGGATCCTCGGCGGTTTCGAGCGGCCGGACTTCGACCGGGAGCGCATCGGCATGCTGATGGGCGGCGTGACGACTCCGTCGGATCCGAGCGACGCACAAGGACAGGCGCGATGA
- a CDS encoding SDR family oxidoreductase, with product MVLDRAAPCADVPYLRCDLTDVTSIEDAVAALPVALAGLCNIAGLPGTKEGHEVLAVNTFAPRHLTRRLLPRIPEGGAIVNLSSTLGVGWAANRPAVDEVLEHTSFEEGVAWARQERLDGSTAYRLSKQALTFWTKQLAVDLMPRRIRANSVSPGPVTTPILKAFYDSADPDLLDGFRTSIGRHGTPHDIAEVVIFLLDGAGWINGADIVVDGGGEALLDTAVLRSGEKDA from the coding sequence GTGGTCCTCGACCGGGCCGCCCCCTGTGCCGATGTGCCCTACCTGCGGTGTGACCTGACCGATGTCACCTCCATCGAGGACGCCGTCGCCGCGCTGCCGGTCGCCCTGGCAGGGCTCTGCAACATCGCCGGGCTGCCGGGAACGAAGGAAGGGCACGAGGTGCTGGCGGTCAACACGTTCGCTCCCCGGCATCTGACCCGGAGACTGCTGCCCCGGATCCCCGAAGGCGGCGCCATCGTCAACCTGTCGTCGACCCTGGGTGTGGGATGGGCGGCCAACCGGCCCGCCGTCGACGAAGTCCTCGAGCACACGTCTTTCGAGGAGGGCGTCGCCTGGGCACGGCAGGAACGACTCGACGGCAGCACGGCCTACCGGCTCTCCAAGCAGGCGTTGACCTTCTGGACCAAGCAGCTCGCCGTCGACCTGATGCCGCGACGCATCCGTGCCAACAGTGTGAGTCCGGGCCCGGTGACCACCCCGATCCTCAAGGCCTTCTACGACTCGGCCGATCCGGACCTGCTCGACGGCTTCCGCACGAGCATCGGCCGGCACGGCACCCCGCACGACATCGCGGAAGTCGTGATCTTCCTGCTGGACGGGGCCGGGTGGATCAACGGAGCGGACATCGTCGTGGACGGCGGCGGCGAGGCGCTCCTTGACACTGCCGTGCTCCGGTCCGGGGAGAAGGACGCGTAG
- a CDS encoding MBL fold metallo-hydrolase: MTGVRIERLVTSGTFSLDGGTWDVDNNVWIVGDDREVIVIDAAHDADAIDAAVGGRRVMAIVCTHGHNDHIDAAPDLADITGAPVLIHLDDRLLWKHTHPDREPDGYLSDLRRITVADTELMVLHTPGHTPGAICLHAPDLDTVFSGDTLFAGGPGATGRSYSDFPTIVRSIRDRLLVLPPTTVVRTGHGETTTIGAEAPSLDEWIARGY; this comes from the coding sequence ATGACCGGCGTCCGCATCGAACGCCTCGTCACCTCCGGCACCTTCAGCCTGGACGGCGGCACCTGGGACGTCGACAACAACGTCTGGATCGTGGGAGATGACCGCGAGGTGATCGTCATCGACGCCGCCCACGACGCCGACGCCATCGACGCCGCCGTGGGCGGCCGCCGGGTCATGGCAATCGTGTGCACGCACGGCCACAACGATCACATCGACGCCGCGCCCGACCTCGCCGACATAACCGGGGCACCGGTGCTGATCCACCTCGACGACCGGCTGCTGTGGAAGCACACTCATCCCGACAGGGAACCCGACGGCTACCTCAGCGACCTGCGCCGGATCACCGTGGCAGACACCGAACTCATGGTGCTGCACACCCCCGGCCACACCCCCGGGGCGATCTGTCTGCACGCACCGGATCTGGACACCGTCTTCAGCGGGGACACTCTCTTCGCCGGCGGACCGGGCGCCACCGGGCGGTCGTACTCGGATTTCCCGACGATCGTCCGCTCCATCCGCGACCGGTTGCTGGTCCTGCCGCCCACGACAGTGGTCCGCACCGGCCACGGTGAGACGACGACGATCGGGGCCGAGGCGCCGAGCCTCGACGAGTGGATCGCCCGGGGGTACTGA